The genomic interval ATGGGCAATGACCCATATAGCAAAGAACAGCCTGCCGAAGAGAGGACCCCAAGACTGGTATCCACTGTTTACAGCATATGAAACACCAGCCACAATACCTACTAAGTTCACAATAAGAACTGTCGTTGGAGGGATGAGAAGTGATGTCCATTTGAACACATAAAGCTCTGCAAAGTCTCCATCTTCATCAGATGCCTTTGAAGTGACAGTAAAGTTGGTATCAATTCCAGCAAGCACTTTCAAGAGCCCTTGAAAGACTGCAAAGAGATGGGCAGATGTACCACCAATGACCCAGAATTGCTCATTCCTCCACCAGTCCTCAATACTGACCCCACTCCACCTAAGCTCAAGGATTCCAGTAGCAGCAATGGAGACAAAGAGGAGAATAAACAACATGCTGGCAAAATTACTTATCTGCATAAAAGTTTTTGAtaagttataaaaagatttttttttcaagtcatAAATTACTCATGCAGATATTATAGACATGTCAATGGGAGAGAGATAGACTTATCAAAAAGTGGGAGGGAGATAGACATATGAAATGGACCCTACAATATTTCTTGCTGCCCTTGTGgatctttttccctctttttatAACTTACTGTGTTGCACATTTCCAGCCAAAAGTTTCCCCCTCACCAATTTAATGACATACAAATGCcagaagataagaaaatgaaaaattcaagcAGGCTAGAGCAGTTCATCTGATTAATTGTAATTAAGGATCACTTACTAATTAAGGATCACTTACCTCAggaatgataaattttccagtgagaaggcaaaaggcagGAAGCATGCAGTAGGCAATCAGAGGGATTGATGTCAGTGGGTACACAATAGTATTTATGTAAGCCAGTCTCTCCAAAAGCTTCAGTCTCCCATTGTAGCCATACCACAAGGGGCAATGCCTACTCAGCAAAATCTCAATTGATCCCAAGGCCCATCGAAGAACCTGGTTCAATCGATCAGAAAGATTGATCGGAGCAGACCCCTTAAATGCTGGGCGAGCGGGCATACAATAGATTGAGATCCAACCacgagcatgcatcttgaacccAGTTAAAATATCTTCTGTGACAGAACCATAAATCCAACCAATCTGGTGGTAATAAAAAGTATAGTTAACGTTTCAGCACAACATCATCAAATGAGTATTCTAAGTGCTAGCACTGCTAGGTCCTCTATTGCTATACTAACTGACCTCTTTTCCCCATTCAGTTTTGTCTTCATATCCACAGCTGATAACATGGATCGCTTCCTTCAAAAGAGTTGCAGGGTTGGTTGTTGGTGGAATGCCACCTTGTTCCATGAAGGTGGCTGCAATAAAAACAGGAGACTGACCAAAACGCTTCTCTAAGCTCTTTTGAGACATAAGAAGCAATCTCTCATCATCATATCCTGTGGAAGAAGGTAAATGGAGTTCACATTACAACGCATAGACGCACCAAACCATCATttagtttgaaaaattattcttactTAAACTTGGGGAAACAGAAAACCAACCTTCAACACCCTCCTCAATGTCTTCCATATTAAAAATGGGAATGGTGGATTCGGTTCTTTTCATTGCCCTCTTCTTGTCAATGTACTTCTTATTGCCACCCTTTCCCTTCTTTCTTGAACCACAACAACTCTTGACAATAATATTTGGTTCCAAATCTTCCTCAGTTAACACTGGATCATACCCATATAGAGCTTGCCTGTTGAAACAGCAACCAGTTCCCACATAGACAGGACCCTGAATCCCGTCCAGCCCTTTTAAGTTGATCtgaaaaacacaacaaatacAAGATTGTACTTAAGTCCAACCACAATAAAATGTAacatggaaaaatattttccagtGAAATATCCAGAAGAACCTACATCAAAGAAGACAATATTGCGGTTAGCATATCGATCATGCAAGTCAATGCCATCAAAACGCTGTGGGAACTGTACATAACAggttttttttccaaaaccagGGTCCATCATGAAACACATGGCTTCTTTAAGAGCTTTACTGTTATTAAAGTAGTGATCACAGTCAACGTTCAGAAGATATGCACCATTGGTTAGGACAGCAGAAACTCGGATCTGCAGAACATAAGATGAAACCAAGTCAGAAAAGATGGCTTAAACAACCTACTCATATGATGATCCACCTCAATCCATCAGGCAACTAATAGAAACGCAGGTCATTTCCAAACCATGGTACAAAGAATTGTGATGTCCTTCTATTGAAGAAGAAAGGggttattttcaaaaaaatcattgaCTGGCACTACCTCGAATTGTGGACAATGGTAACTATTATGTTTGTAAATGACTAAGATATCTATcgtattataataataaaaggcctTCAGTAGACAAACCAATGCGTTCATTGCTCCAGCCTTCTTGTGATGCTGGAAGCCAGGCCGCTTCTCACGAGAAACATAAACAAGTCGAGGTAGCTCATTTCCATCTGTATCAAGCCCCCACTATGTCCTAAGAACACCTATTCTTCCacccaatttaaaatattgtgagaaGAATATCATGGAAGCAGTGAAATTCCAAAAACCATTTGGAAAAAAAGATGATACCTGAATCATTCCTGGATGATCTCTAGGATTATTTCCAGGCCATGGAGTGCCATCCTGCATTGTCCAACCTTCTTCAGGCGTCTTCTGTGCTTTGGCAACAAGGGCATTGATCCGTACCTTGAATTCTTCATATTCTCTCTGAGAAACAAAATGGTTTCAAAGTTCCGCTGACACACAAAGTTTAAATATTGTACGGATCATTTTATTGATCCGTACCTTGAATTCTTCATATTCTCTCTGAGAAACAAAATGGTTTCAAAGTTCTGCTGACACACaaagtttaaatattgtatCTACCTATAAAATTCTTATGTTAATACTTATCAAATTCTCCAGAATAATATgcttttaaaattagttttcgTAAATGATTGAATTGTTATAGTTCTCAGTCAATAACATTACATCTTAAAGCATAAAAGCTTTTTCGTTTCAATAGTTGCTCCAAGGTCCATAAAAAGAACGACATACATAATtagataatacatacataattacaTGATACACGTTAACTTTATTATTGCAACCATGACAAATGAGACAAGAGTAGACAGCTTTAAAAGCACCAAACCACAGCAATAATAAAGTTTACATTTCCACcatgcaccacataatacaagaAAGAGAATGATGCTATACAAACTACCACAAACACAATAAACATATTGAtccatctatt from Juglans microcarpa x Juglans regia isolate MS1-56 chromosome 4S, Jm3101_v1.0, whole genome shotgun sequence carries:
- the LOC121263760 gene encoding LOW QUALITY PROTEIN: cellulose synthase A catalytic subunit 1 [UDP-forming]-like (The sequence of the model RefSeq protein was modified relative to this genomic sequence to represent the inferred CDS: inserted 1 base in 1 codon); protein product: MEANAGMVAGSYKRNELVQIRHDSDNGPKPLKHLNGQICQICGDTVGLTANGDVFVACNECAFPVCRPCYEYERKDGNQSCPQCKTRYKRHKGSPRVDGDDDEDDVDDLENEFNYTQGSKARRQWQGEDAELSSSSRHESQQPIPLLTNGQPVSGDFPCATSDNQSVRSTSGPLGPSEKHAHSLPYIDPKLPVPVRIVDPSKDLNSYGLGNVDWKERVEGWKLKQEKNMTQVTSRYTEGKGDMEGTGSNGEELQMADDARQPLSRVVPISSSHLTPYRVVIILRLIILGFFLQYRVTHPVKDAYPLWLTSIICEIWFALSWLLDQFPKWSPINRETYLDRLALRYDREGEPSQLAPVDVFVSTVDPLKEPPLITANTVLSILAVDYPVDKVSCYVSDDGSAMLTFEALSETAEFARKWVPFCKKHNIEPRAPEFYFAQKIDYLKDKIQPSFVKERRAMKREYEEFKVRINALVAKAQKTPEEGWTMQDGTPWPGNNPRDHPGMIQVFLGHSGGXDTDGNELPRLVYVSREKRPGFQHHKKAGAMNALIRVSAVLTNGAYLLNVDCDHYFNNSKALKEAMCFMMDPGFGKKTCYVQFPQRFDGIDLHDRYANRNIVFFDINLKGLDGIQGPVYVGTGCCFNRQALYGYDPVLTEEDLEPNIIVKSCCGSRKKGKGGNKKYIDKKRAMKRTESTIPIFNMEDIEEGVEGYDDERLLLMSQKSLEKRFGQSPVFIAATFMEQGGIPPTTNPATLLKEAIHVISCGYEDKTEWGKEIGWIYGSVTEDILTGFKMHARGWISIYCMPARPAFKGSAPINLSDRLNQVLRWALGSIEILLSRHCPLWYGYNGRLKLLERLAYINTIVYPLTSIPLIAYCMLPAFCLLTGKFIIPEISNFASMLFILLFVSIAATGILELRWSGVSIEDWWRNEQFWVIGGTSAHLFAVFQGLLKVLAGIDTNFTVTSKASDEDGDFAELYVFKWTSLLIPPTTVLIVNLVGIVAGVSYAVNSGYQSWGPLFGRLFFAIWVIAHLYPFLKGLLGRQNRTPTIVIVWSILLASIFSLLWVRIDPFTSDSAKAAARGQCGINC